The proteins below are encoded in one region of Puntigrus tetrazona isolate hp1 chromosome 5, ASM1883169v1, whole genome shotgun sequence:
- the igbp1 gene encoding immunoglobulin-binding protein 1 isoform X1 yields MAAAEDANSTQNPSGSEVPKLSDLLDRGWKLFEEVDTTNEPSNSNAVQVKVKRAIVQLEEATRMVNQLNLFSRNEALEEISTADLKYLLLPALLGALTMKQVNLSKRLEHVQAARVYFMDFLQRCKDYDVCSFQLPRASENTADTPTEEQTSPSVPMPVSQPDLIAMATQRQAKIESFRQRKETEAKLSEIRGLVEAGSADEEVVRDFYLLHVRRWVTLALEEIDSINQEMEILKRMELFKQSAPQPSPPRRPPMKPFILTKDAVQAKVFGAGYPSLPTMTVDDWYEQHRRKGCLPDQGIPRSAADGDVEEDERAERERKEENDDEEALQKARDWDDWKDTHRRGYGNRKNMG; encoded by the exons ATGGCGGCCGCTGAAGACGCGAACAGTACACAGAACCCCAGTGGTTCTGAGGTTCCAAAACTATCGGATTTGCTGGACCGGGGCTGGAAGCTGTTTGAAGAGGTGGACACCACAAACGAGCCGAGCAACTCCAATGCGGTGCAAGTGAAAGTGAAGCGCGCTATCGTGCAGCTGGAGGAGGCGACGAGGATGGTCAATCAGCTGAACCTCTTCAG tCGTAATGAGGCGCTGGAGGAAATCTCCACGGCTGACCTGAAGTATCTGTTGTTGCCGGCTCTTCTGGGAGCGCTTACCATGAAACAGGTGAACCTCAGCAAGCGCCTGGAGCACGTGCAGGCGGCCCGCGTCTACTTCATGGACTTCCTCCAGAGGTGCAAGGACTATGATGTGTGTAGTTTCCAGCTGCCCAGAGCCAGCGAGAACACCGCAGACACCCCTACTGAGGAGCAGACCAGTCCATCGGTCCCAATGCCTGTGTCACAGCCAGACCTCATCGCAATGGCAACACAAAGACAAGCCAAAATAGAGAG TTTTAGGCAGCGCAAGGAGACCGAAGCCAAGCTGAGCGAGATCAGGGGGCTGGTTGAAGCTGGTTCAGCCGACGAAGAGGTGGTGAGAGATTTTTACCTGCTACATGTACGCAGGTGGGTCACACTGGCACTTGAGGAGATCGACTCCATCAACCAGGAGATGGAGATTCTGAAACGGATGGAGCTTTTCAAGCAG AGCGCCCCCCAGCCATCTCCACCTAGAAGACCACCCATGAAGCCTTTTATCCTGACTAAGGACGCTGTGCAGGCAAA AGTGTTTGGTGCAGGGTATCCCAGTCTTCCCACCATGACCGTGGATGACTGGTACGAGCAGCACAGACGGAAAGGATGTTTACCTGACCAGGGAATACCACGAAGTGCAG CAGATGGTGATGTAGAGGAAGATGAgagagcagaaagagagaggaaggaggAGAACGATGATGAAGAGGCACTGCAGAAGGCACGTGACTGGGACGACTGGAAGGACACGCACCGGAGAGGCTATGGCAACCGCAAAAACATGGGCTGA
- the igbp1 gene encoding immunoglobulin-binding protein 1 isoform X2: protein MAAAEDANSTQNPSGSEVPKLSDLLDRGWKLFEEVDTTNEPSNSNAVQVKVKRAIVQLEEATRMVNQLNLFSRNEALEEISTADLKYLLLPALLGALTMKQVNLSKRLEHVQAARVYFMDFLQRCKDYDVCSFQLPRASENTADTPTEEQTSPSVPMPVSQPDLIAMATQRQAKIESFRQRKETEAKLSEIRGLVEAGSADEEVVRDFYLLHVRRWVTLALEEIDSINQEMEILKRMELFKQSAPQPSPPRRPPMKPFILTKDAVQAKVFGAGYPSLPTMTVDDWYEQHRRKGCLPDQGIPRSADGDVEEDERAERERKEENDDEEALQKARDWDDWKDTHRRGYGNRKNMG, encoded by the exons ATGGCGGCCGCTGAAGACGCGAACAGTACACAGAACCCCAGTGGTTCTGAGGTTCCAAAACTATCGGATTTGCTGGACCGGGGCTGGAAGCTGTTTGAAGAGGTGGACACCACAAACGAGCCGAGCAACTCCAATGCGGTGCAAGTGAAAGTGAAGCGCGCTATCGTGCAGCTGGAGGAGGCGACGAGGATGGTCAATCAGCTGAACCTCTTCAG tCGTAATGAGGCGCTGGAGGAAATCTCCACGGCTGACCTGAAGTATCTGTTGTTGCCGGCTCTTCTGGGAGCGCTTACCATGAAACAGGTGAACCTCAGCAAGCGCCTGGAGCACGTGCAGGCGGCCCGCGTCTACTTCATGGACTTCCTCCAGAGGTGCAAGGACTATGATGTGTGTAGTTTCCAGCTGCCCAGAGCCAGCGAGAACACCGCAGACACCCCTACTGAGGAGCAGACCAGTCCATCGGTCCCAATGCCTGTGTCACAGCCAGACCTCATCGCAATGGCAACACAAAGACAAGCCAAAATAGAGAG TTTTAGGCAGCGCAAGGAGACCGAAGCCAAGCTGAGCGAGATCAGGGGGCTGGTTGAAGCTGGTTCAGCCGACGAAGAGGTGGTGAGAGATTTTTACCTGCTACATGTACGCAGGTGGGTCACACTGGCACTTGAGGAGATCGACTCCATCAACCAGGAGATGGAGATTCTGAAACGGATGGAGCTTTTCAAGCAG AGCGCCCCCCAGCCATCTCCACCTAGAAGACCACCCATGAAGCCTTTTATCCTGACTAAGGACGCTGTGCAGGCAAA AGTGTTTGGTGCAGGGTATCCCAGTCTTCCCACCATGACCGTGGATGACTGGTACGAGCAGCACAGACGGAAAGGATGTTTACCTGACCAGGGAATACCACGAAGTGCAG ATGGTGATGTAGAGGAAGATGAgagagcagaaagagagaggaaggaggAGAACGATGATGAAGAGGCACTGCAGAAGGCACGTGACTGGGACGACTGGAAGGACACGCACCGGAGAGGCTATGGCAACCGCAAAAACATGGGCTGA
- the zgc:158432 gene encoding uncharacterized protein zgc:158432 isoform X2 encodes MTVLLYVCFILFVTDKAPGQTIDPCSSVIDFNQCLDSQTICDNTISRCTCFEGQPFCRCNSQKGEFYINEDCSQRWTVVTFALVASLPGLTLAVLVGVVVYVIVSSNKSHKSETMMTPKTASKEQDMFPGVAFASDMNSRPAPNMRPVQDHIPMTAVPNHYTSGGMRDPQTGGPARTYSGVHPSVESMPDGRPREPNSMYTGMRDPPMGGPVQPYSSGAVRGQVVSNPYARDSPNRNPYENHSSDYTPRAPSQTYDDPKHNNPYSPTPLYGSSEHGNLRSGFPRPQLNPRY; translated from the exons ATGACGGTGTTACTGTACGTGTGTTTCATCCTATTTGTTACTGATAAGGCACCTGGACAGACCATAGACC CTTGTAGTAGTGTTATTGACTTTAACCAATGTCTGGATAGTCAGACGATCTGTGATAACACAATTAGCAGATGTACCTGTTTCGAGGGACAACCATTCTGTCG GTGCAACAGTCAAAAAGGTGAGTTTTACATTAATGAAGACTGCTCTCAGAGATGGACCGTAGTGACCTTCGCCCTGGTGGCATCTCTGCCTGGTCTCACGCTCGCTGTGTTGGTCGGGGTGGTTGTTTATGTGATTGTGTCATCAAACAAGAGCCACAAAAG tgaGACAATGATGACACCCAAGACAGCCTCTAAAGAGCAGGACATGTTCCCTGGAGTTGCTTTCGCTTCTGATATGaat AGTCGACCTGCCCCTAACATGAGACCTGTACAAGATCACATTCCCATGACAGCCGTGCCCAACCACTA CACATCTGGTGGGATGCGTGATCCTCAAACAGGAGGTCCTGCTCGGACCTATAG TGGTGTGCACCCATCTGTTGAAAGCATGCCTGATGGACGACCTCGTGAGCCAAACAG CATGTACACCGGGATGCGTGATCCTCCCATGGGAGGTCCTGTACAGCCCTACAG CAGTGGCGCAGTTCGGGGTCAGGTTGTTAGCAACCCTTACGCTAGAGATTCACCCAACCGAAACCCCTATGAAAACCACAGCAGTGATTACACACCACGTGCCCCTTCACAGACATACGACGACCCG AAACACAACAATCCCTATTCTCCTACTCCACTCTATGGTTCCTCTGAGCATGGAAACCTCCGCAGTGGATTTCCACGACCCCAATTAAATCCACGTTATTAG
- the zgc:158432 gene encoding uncharacterized protein zgc:158432 isoform X1, translating into MTVLLYVCFILFVTDKAPGQTIDPCSSVIDFNQCLDSQTICDNTISRCTCFEGQPFCRCNSQKGEFYINEDCSQRWTVVTFALVASLPGLTLAVLVGVVVYVIVSSNKSHKSETMMTPKTASKEQDMFPGVAFASDMNSRPAPNMRPVQDHIPMTAVPNHYTSGGMRDPQTGGPARTYSLSSGVHPSVESMPDGRPREPNSMYTGMRDPPMGGPVQPYSSGAVRGQVVSNPYARDSPNRNPYENHSSDYTPRAPSQTYDDPKHNNPYSPTPLYGSSEHGNLRSGFPRPQLNPRY; encoded by the exons ATGACGGTGTTACTGTACGTGTGTTTCATCCTATTTGTTACTGATAAGGCACCTGGACAGACCATAGACC CTTGTAGTAGTGTTATTGACTTTAACCAATGTCTGGATAGTCAGACGATCTGTGATAACACAATTAGCAGATGTACCTGTTTCGAGGGACAACCATTCTGTCG GTGCAACAGTCAAAAAGGTGAGTTTTACATTAATGAAGACTGCTCTCAGAGATGGACCGTAGTGACCTTCGCCCTGGTGGCATCTCTGCCTGGTCTCACGCTCGCTGTGTTGGTCGGGGTGGTTGTTTATGTGATTGTGTCATCAAACAAGAGCCACAAAAG tgaGACAATGATGACACCCAAGACAGCCTCTAAAGAGCAGGACATGTTCCCTGGAGTTGCTTTCGCTTCTGATATGaat AGTCGACCTGCCCCTAACATGAGACCTGTACAAGATCACATTCCCATGACAGCCGTGCCCAACCACTA CACATCTGGTGGGATGCGTGATCCTCAAACAGGAGGTCCTGCTCGGACCTATAG TCTATCCAGTGGTGTGCACCCATCTGTTGAAAGCATGCCTGATGGACGACCTCGTGAGCCAAACAG CATGTACACCGGGATGCGTGATCCTCCCATGGGAGGTCCTGTACAGCCCTACAG CAGTGGCGCAGTTCGGGGTCAGGTTGTTAGCAACCCTTACGCTAGAGATTCACCCAACCGAAACCCCTATGAAAACCACAGCAGTGATTACACACCACGTGCCCCTTCACAGACATACGACGACCCG AAACACAACAATCCCTATTCTCCTACTCCACTCTATGGTTCCTCTGAGCATGGAAACCTCCGCAGTGGATTTCCACGACCCCAATTAAATCCACGTTATTAG